In Barnesiella propionica, a single genomic region encodes these proteins:
- a CDS encoding outer membrane beta-barrel protein translates to MRKKYTIILIFLTIGWLASSAGKPFELSFWGQPGMTSIYSRVHGGENSVGFGGHIGIGFNGNLNNRWQISSGLEISFYNSSIRFPSIKSSYETYSDAIPTGSEQETNEMNKFIYMAEYENMKEYREALYLQIPVLFRYFIGKEKRYFAGIGAKLGVPLSGHYRTTASSRTTKGYFPHEDCTYTDLPRHGFGTVNDISVKNHFSLQVNAVLTAEAGFKCNITKKQSLYLSAYIDYGFTHLYKGKKENPLLEYRVEDVSHPIQHSLSGAQYHLDNGIIQTSGNTQTLSAGIKIQWNIPLK, encoded by the coding sequence ATGAGAAAAAAGTACACCATAATTTTGATATTCCTGACCATCGGCTGGCTTGCTTCATCAGCCGGAAAACCATTCGAGTTATCCTTTTGGGGACAACCGGGAATGACATCCATTTACAGTCGCGTTCATGGAGGAGAGAACTCCGTAGGATTCGGTGGCCACATAGGGATAGGATTTAACGGAAACCTGAATAACCGTTGGCAAATATCTTCGGGATTAGAAATATCCTTTTATAATTCATCTATCCGTTTCCCCTCCATCAAGAGCTCTTATGAAACATACTCCGATGCAATTCCTACCGGGAGCGAACAAGAAACAAATGAAATGAACAAATTCATCTATATGGCCGAATATGAAAATATGAAAGAATACAGAGAAGCGCTTTATCTGCAAATACCTGTTTTATTCCGCTATTTCATAGGAAAAGAGAAACGTTATTTTGCAGGCATCGGAGCCAAATTAGGCGTACCGCTCTCCGGCCATTACCGGACAACAGCCTCATCACGTACAACAAAAGGTTATTTCCCTCATGAAGATTGCACATATACCGACCTTCCGCGCCATGGGTTCGGCACTGTAAATGACATATCCGTAAAAAATCATTTTTCTTTGCAGGTGAATGCAGTACTCACAGCCGAAGCAGGTTTTAAATGTAATATAACTAAAAAACAATCATTATATCTATCGGCCTATATCGATTACGGGTTCACGCACTTATATAAAGGAAAAAAGGAAAATCCTTTGCTGGAATACAGAGTAGAAGACGTAAGCCACCCTATACAACATTCTTTGTCAGGAGCGCAATATCACCTTGATAACGGAATTATACAAACATCAGGAAATACGCAAACTCTCTCGGCAGGAATAAAGATTCAATGGAATATACCCTTAAAATAA
- a CDS encoding T9SS type A sorting domain-containing protein, which translates to MNVTYRTYLLLSAILLFQALSARAQGNIPASFNYPVKDISREHTGIYDVYVPFSPADLLADDQNNPVQDQPRRIAALLPAGVSLIHDGQKTILPEGEKIYRLHLSAYKAEAIILYYRNFYIPAGGKLFIYDKEHSQLLGAYTHSSNPDGGVFATELVAGDEVILEYNYPQVSVTEEDPVIEIEEIGYVYDRNIITRSSLSPSGNCMVDINCEEGDEWQEEKRGVCKQLMRIGAYTYLCTGSLINNTAEDKKPYILTSQHCLYSQVGKEATEEEMKQWIFYFNYEHIRCRDERIAPYHTITGCKLLASSSLRGGSDGMLLMLNRDIPENLDIYFNGWDRRDIPAVSGVCIHHPNGDVKKISTFIHPAEHYSWKSDAGTAIKNGHWNISFSSTINGFGVTEQGSSGAPLFNQDKRIVGTLTGGDATCEEAGINLFGKLYCHWDKAGSNNNERMDIYLDPLQSGKEILDGKRNIFPAFPPVNLKQEKKGENIFLTWEAPNSTSLPPKYIIYRNYVRAGESTGLSYTDKGLPPGRYFYEIRAEYSGNHISEPTNQVATEIIPYEPPSNLQIKRSQENSVFISWTPPDCSQTISWGNIVPSKSIKMSAPCTFGHVWGEEELSPVTGQYIRDVTFFPVEGAQYSLVIKQGKNRYLKHINNLQYNTLQTITPDSIFVIHDEEPLFIGIRVNSFTGNNPAMLSKSEYVDGKGNIIFTDKGKWTTLYNENQDVRENFLLAATLSYTGSAEARTTETPQNTYSSLPHNIPLPSGYKVFIDGESCTDTLISGNNIEISGLEPGKHSFYVMAVFPQDTLRNSSAVNFTLSNKSFDASIRKITLNGEILNPSSVSPYEYEGTTHCGLLAADINIEAHENATVSIEGEYSRDYNCTLVPGEKRKLKIEIISESGENIQNYILTIKAPDNSQCNDATLHALRINGQEVYISPDSTNYHIVVDCELKQTVIEANGYQDAFIKIKGENTNRYTLNMLTGGSFPIDVEITSADGENTCNYHLQVTQMPQSSIIQRWDDVLTVVNKPEKNGGVKFVRYEWFCNGELIPEENKSYLTIPIEKANRYDDLYYVKLTTDNGLTVSSCEKSLQSIENRVSVYPNPIKAGEVLQIYIGMEEESKKHAFITVINSQGITEQSLYAVGKITPLVVSSTPGNYIIHIETEQGKRFDFKVIVY; encoded by the coding sequence ATGAATGTAACATACCGTACATACTTACTCCTATCTGCAATCCTCTTATTCCAGGCTCTTTCGGCCCGGGCACAAGGGAATATACCGGCCAGTTTCAATTATCCGGTAAAGGATATAAGCCGTGAACATACCGGTATATATGATGTCTACGTACCTTTCTCTCCGGCCGACCTGCTGGCCGACGACCAGAATAACCCGGTACAGGATCAGCCCAGACGTATTGCCGCACTTTTACCAGCCGGAGTATCATTGATTCATGACGGACAAAAAACAATCCTACCGGAAGGAGAAAAGATTTACCGGTTACATTTATCTGCTTATAAGGCAGAGGCCATCATATTATATTACCGTAATTTTTATATTCCGGCCGGGGGCAAATTATTTATTTACGACAAAGAGCATTCTCAGCTGCTGGGAGCTTATACCCACAGTTCCAATCCGGATGGAGGAGTTTTCGCTACCGAACTCGTAGCAGGCGACGAAGTCATACTGGAATATAATTATCCTCAAGTCTCGGTTACCGAAGAAGACCCGGTCATAGAAATCGAAGAAATAGGATATGTGTACGACAGAAATATAATAACCCGGTCATCTCTCTCTCCTTCGGGTAATTGCATGGTCGATATCAATTGTGAAGAAGGAGACGAATGGCAAGAAGAAAAACGCGGGGTATGCAAACAACTTATGCGTATAGGCGCCTATACATATCTGTGTACCGGAAGCCTGATCAACAATACGGCCGAAGATAAAAAGCCCTATATACTTACCTCTCAGCATTGTCTGTATTCTCAGGTAGGAAAAGAAGCGACAGAAGAAGAAATGAAACAATGGATATTTTATTTCAATTACGAACATATCCGGTGCAGGGATGAAAGAATAGCCCCTTATCATACGATAACGGGATGTAAACTTCTGGCTTCGTCCTCCCTCAGAGGAGGAAGCGACGGTATGCTGCTGATGCTTAACCGGGATATCCCGGAGAATCTGGATATCTATTTTAACGGATGGGACAGAAGAGATATTCCGGCTGTTTCGGGTGTATGTATCCACCATCCGAATGGCGATGTAAAAAAAATATCCACATTTATTCATCCGGCAGAACATTACAGTTGGAAAAGCGATGCCGGAACGGCCATTAAGAACGGACACTGGAACATTTCATTCTCCTCTACGATCAACGGCTTCGGAGTTACTGAACAAGGCTCATCCGGAGCCCCCCTTTTTAATCAGGACAAACGAATCGTAGGAACACTGACAGGAGGAGACGCCACATGTGAAGAAGCCGGAATCAACCTGTTCGGGAAACTATACTGCCACTGGGACAAGGCAGGAAGTAACAATAACGAACGGATGGATATCTATCTCGATCCTCTCCAATCGGGAAAGGAAATACTGGACGGTAAAAGAAATATATTTCCCGCTTTTCCCCCGGTCAACCTGAAGCAAGAAAAAAAAGGTGAAAACATATTCCTTACCTGGGAAGCTCCAAACTCGACCTCCCTACCCCCCAAATATATTATATACAGGAATTACGTTAGGGCCGGAGAATCCACCGGTCTCAGTTATACCGACAAGGGACTACCTCCCGGAAGATATTTTTATGAAATACGAGCCGAGTATTCCGGAAATCATATATCCGAACCGACAAATCAGGTGGCAACCGAAATCATCCCATATGAACCGCCGTCAAATCTACAGATAAAACGAAGTCAGGAGAATTCGGTTTTTATCAGCTGGACTCCTCCTGACTGTTCCCAAACTATTTCCTGGGGAAACATAGTTCCCTCCAAAAGTATAAAAATGTCCGCTCCTTGCACATTCGGACATGTATGGGGAGAAGAAGAACTGTCGCCCGTCACGGGACAATACATACGGGATGTGACGTTTTTCCCGGTAGAAGGGGCTCAATACTCCTTGGTCATAAAACAGGGAAAGAACCGGTATTTGAAACACATTAACAATTTACAATACAATACATTACAAACGATCACCCCCGACTCCATATTCGTTATTCATGACGAAGAACCTCTGTTCATAGGAATACGGGTAAATTCTTTCACCGGAAATAATCCGGCTATGTTGAGTAAATCGGAATACGTCGATGGTAAAGGGAATATCATCTTCACCGATAAAGGAAAATGGACGACACTTTACAATGAGAACCAGGACGTACGGGAAAACTTTTTATTAGCCGCGACCCTTTCTTATACTGGTAGTGCAGAAGCGAGAACAACCGAAACTCCACAAAATACATATTCCTCACTCCCGCATAATATACCGTTACCCAGCGGATATAAAGTTTTTATCGACGGAGAAAGCTGTACCGATACACTTATCTCGGGCAACAACATTGAAATAAGCGGTCTGGAACCAGGGAAACATTCATTTTATGTTATGGCCGTCTTCCCCCAGGATACTTTACGCAACTCATCTGCCGTTAACTTCACTTTAAGTAACAAGAGCTTCGATGCTTCTATCCGCAAGATTACTCTGAACGGAGAGATATTGAACCCGTCATCCGTATCTCCGTATGAATATGAAGGTACAACACATTGCGGGCTTTTAGCAGCGGATATAAATATAGAAGCACACGAAAACGCAACTGTTTCAATCGAAGGCGAATACAGCCGGGACTATAATTGTACCCTCGTTCCGGGGGAAAAGAGAAAATTAAAAATTGAAATTATATCGGAAAGCGGAGAAAATATACAAAATTACATCCTCACAATAAAAGCTCCAGACAATTCCCAATGCAATGACGCTACGCTCCATGCTCTCCGGATCAACGGTCAGGAGGTGTACATCTCACCAGACAGTACCAACTATCACATCGTAGTAGATTGCGAATTGAAACAAACCGTCATAGAGGCAAACGGATATCAGGACGCTTTTATAAAAATAAAAGGGGAAAATACGAACCGTTATACCCTCAATATGCTTACAGGGGGAAGTTTCCCCATAGATGTGGAAATAACTTCAGCGGATGGAGAAAACACCTGTAATTATCATCTGCAAGTCACACAAATGCCACAGTCCTCTATTATACAACGTTGGGACGACGTTCTCACCGTAGTCAATAAGCCCGAAAAAAACGGAGGTGTTAAATTTGTAAGATACGAATGGTTTTGCAACGGTGAACTTATTCCCGAAGAAAACAAATCATATCTTACCATACCTATAGAAAAAGCAAACCGCTACGACGACCTGTATTATGTAAAATTGACTACGGATAACGGACTTACCGTCAGCAGTTGTGAAAAAAGCCTGCAATCTATCGAAAACAGGGTATCGGTATATCCTAATCCGATAAAGGCAGGAGAAGTATTGCAGATATACATAGGAATGGAAGAAGAATCGAAGAAACATGCTTTTATCACCGTTATAAATTCCCAGGGAATAACCGAACAATCTTTATATGCCGTAGGAAAAATCACCCCTCTCGTAGTATCCTCGACTCCGGGTAATTATATTATACATATTGAAACGGAACAAGGAAAAAGGTTTGACTTTAAAGTAATCGTTTACTGA
- a CDS encoding mechanosensitive ion channel family protein, translating into MDNVNDWMRQLLIWMNFDPAKTDVTQQIILMAVIAAIAVLTDFICRSFLSVIVYRLIKNTKVTWDDHLYDRKVLNKLVDIIPATLVYLMLPAVFPETSWTLIFLKRICLVYITACVINFFNSLFKVIADLGENNENMRNRPIKGAIQTLQVILFFVGAIFIISIIIDKSPSRLFAGLGASAAILMLVFKDTILGFVAGIQLSANHMLQKGDWITSVKHGANGRVIDMTLNTVKIQNFDHSITTIPPYALVSESFINWHNMEQSQGRRIMRSISIDMNTVKFCTQDMIDKFRQNPLAQEYIEEQLDRSEQARKEGNLYAVNELRLTNLGIFRAYLETYISLMPQVNPDLLYMIRYLQPTDKGMPVEVYLFSKDKEWKRYERIQANLFDHIIAVVPEFELRIFQSPTGADLNKYIRDN; encoded by the coding sequence ATGGATAATGTAAACGACTGGATGCGGCAATTACTAATCTGGATGAACTTCGACCCTGCCAAGACAGACGTAACACAGCAGATAATACTAATGGCTGTCATTGCCGCAATTGCGGTACTTACCGATTTTATATGCCGCTCCTTCCTGTCCGTTATCGTTTACCGGTTGATTAAAAATACGAAAGTTACCTGGGACGATCATCTTTACGATCGTAAAGTCCTTAACAAGCTTGTGGATATTATTCCCGCAACCCTTGTATACCTGATGCTTCCTGCCGTCTTTCCCGAAACGAGCTGGACACTCATCTTCCTGAAAAGGATATGCCTGGTATATATAACGGCTTGTGTTATCAACTTCTTCAATTCGCTATTCAAAGTTATAGCCGACCTGGGCGAAAATAATGAGAATATGCGAAACCGTCCTATAAAAGGAGCAATACAAACTTTGCAGGTAATTCTTTTTTTCGTAGGAGCTATATTCATTATCAGTATAATTATTGATAAGTCCCCAAGCAGACTTTTCGCAGGCTTAGGTGCTTCGGCCGCTATACTGATGCTCGTTTTCAAGGACACCATACTGGGATTCGTAGCAGGTATTCAATTATCGGCAAACCACATGCTGCAAAAAGGAGACTGGATTACATCGGTCAAACACGGAGCTAACGGACGTGTAATCGATATGACCCTGAATACCGTAAAGATCCAGAATTTCGACCATAGTATTACCACCATTCCTCCATACGCACTCGTATCGGAATCGTTCATTAACTGGCATAATATGGAACAGTCTCAAGGACGGCGCATCATGCGTTCCATATCCATAGATATGAACACGGTGAAATTCTGTACTCAGGACATGATCGATAAATTCAGGCAAAATCCGCTCGCACAAGAATATATAGAAGAACAACTGGATAGATCGGAACAAGCCCGCAAAGAAGGGAACCTCTACGCCGTAAACGAATTACGATTAACCAATCTCGGTATTTTCAGGGCTTATCTGGAAACATATATAAGTCTAATGCCGCAGGTAAACCCCGATCTGTTATATATGATACGGTATCTTCAACCGACCGATAAAGGAATGCCGGTAGAAGTATATTTGTTCTCAAAAGATAAAGAATGGAAGAGATATGAACGCATACAGGCAAATTTGTTTGACCATATTATCGCTGTCGTACCGGAATTCGAACTGCGCATATTCCAGTCCCCGACCGGTGCCGACCTGAATAAATATATACGAGACAATTAA
- a CDS encoding DUF4834 family protein, with protein MGGIISLLLIFILAIFIFPLLGVLHIIYRFLFGGRTTRYTSSGQTKENPRQKQNHWYTYEKKRKKVFDKTEGEYIEFEEIKETESEEK; from the coding sequence ATGGGAGGAATTATTTCTTTGCTTCTTATCTTTATTCTGGCGATCTTTATCTTTCCCCTTTTAGGAGTACTGCACATCATATACCGTTTTTTATTCGGAGGAAGAACCACCCGTTACACCTCATCAGGACAAACGAAAGAAAATCCGAGACAAAAACAAAACCACTGGTATACTTACGAGAAGAAACGGAAAAAAGTATTCGATAAGACCGAAGGGGAATATATCGAATTTGAAGAAATCAAAGAAACCGAATCCGAAGAAAAATAA
- the pssA gene encoding CDP-diacylglycerol--serine O-phosphatidyltransferase, which translates to MNSIIKNIPNSITCLNLLSGCFACYAAFNGNFGTAAIFIGLSAVFDFMDGMTARLLKAYSPLGKELDSLADLISFGVAPGFLIMKSMEQYQPVSEGFTSLIPFIAFLIPVFSGLRLAKFNIDTRQATSFIGLPVPANAIFWIGICFYGLEHHISLILLIALILVFSYLLISELPMFSLKFKNLSFKDNYIRYFLIAGTIILVSLLGISGLAASIGLYIVLSVVTARKNK; encoded by the coding sequence ATGAATTCCATTATAAAAAATATTCCCAATTCAATAACCTGCCTTAATCTTCTGTCAGGATGTTTCGCCTGTTATGCCGCATTTAACGGAAATTTCGGCACAGCTGCTATTTTCATAGGCTTATCGGCGGTATTCGATTTTATGGACGGAATGACGGCCCGTTTGCTTAAAGCTTACTCCCCATTGGGAAAAGAACTGGATTCTCTGGCCGACCTTATCAGCTTCGGAGTGGCACCGGGGTTTCTTATTATGAAATCCATGGAACAATACCAGCCCGTTTCAGAGGGTTTCACATCTTTAATACCTTTTATTGCATTCCTTATTCCCGTATTTTCCGGACTACGCCTGGCAAAATTCAATATCGACACGAGGCAAGCCACATCGTTCATCGGTCTTCCGGTTCCTGCTAATGCCATTTTCTGGATCGGAATCTGTTTTTACGGTTTGGAGCATCATATTTCCCTCATTCTGTTAATAGCTCTTATTCTTGTTTTTTCCTATCTGTTGATATCGGAACTTCCCATGTTTTCTTTAAAATTCAAAAATCTGTCATTTAAAGATAATTACATCCGATATTTTCTTATCGCAGGAACAATCATATTAGTTTCCTTGTTGGGTATCAGCGGACTGGCTGCTTCCATAGGACTTTATATCGTTCTTTCCGTCGTTACAGCCCGAAAGAACAAATAA
- a CDS encoding phosphatidylserine decarboxylase family protein, whose amino-acid sequence MKIHQEGKNILTILLLILIAINLPVYMFLQPIWIAYTIISLSIIFYLLILNFFRSPKRHFKGDTKNVVVAPADGTVVALEEVLEDEYFHDKRIQVSIFMTVFNVHANWFPVNGTVTHVHHQDGRFMAAYLPKSSTDNERSTVVIKTPGGEEILMRQIAGALARRIVTYAEPGEECHIDQHVGFIKFGSRVDLFLPIDSEILVSLKEKTVGNMTVIARLK is encoded by the coding sequence ATGAAAATACATCAGGAAGGAAAAAATATTTTAACTATACTTCTACTCATACTGATTGCTATAAACTTGCCTGTATACATGTTTTTGCAACCTATATGGATAGCATATACGATTATATCTCTCTCGATCATATTTTATCTTCTTATTCTTAATTTCTTCCGGTCGCCTAAAAGGCATTTTAAAGGCGACACGAAAAATGTAGTGGTCGCTCCTGCCGACGGTACTGTCGTAGCTCTGGAAGAAGTTCTGGAAGACGAGTATTTTCATGACAAGCGCATTCAGGTATCTATCTTCATGACCGTATTCAACGTTCATGCAAACTGGTTTCCGGTAAACGGAACCGTTACTCACGTACATCACCAAGACGGCAGATTCATGGCCGCATATTTACCGAAGTCCAGTACCGACAACGAGCGTTCTACGGTCGTAATAAAAACTCCCGGAGGAGAAGAAATACTGATGCGCCAGATCGCAGGAGCCCTTGCCCGGCGCATAGTGACATACGCCGAACCGGGAGAAGAATGTCATATCGACCAACATGTAGGTTTTATTAAATTCGGGTCACGGGTAGACCTGTTTCTGCCTATCGACAGCGAAATACTTGTTTCCCTGAAAGAAAAGACCGTAGGGAACATGACTGTCATAGCCCGGTTAAAATAA
- a CDS encoding RluA family pseudouridine synthase has product MRQTGKNGKRTYRRTSPDAIKFFKVTEHSLLLEFLLKTLSDKSRTTVKSILTHRQVAINRTPTTRYDAVVQPGDEVMINFEKGFKEFKHSRLRIVYEDECIIVVDKGYGLLSMSTDRIKDNTAYHILSDYLKEQDPSARLFILHRLDRDTSGLMMFAKSQGIQEQMQRNWSNIVLERKYVAVVEGEPEKKEGEVRSYLAENAAFQVYTTNNPEEGQLAVTRYKVLKSNGRFSLVELNLQTGRKNQIRVHMKDIGHSIAGDRKYGAKGSPIGRLALHASKLRFVHPVTRQEMNFETVIPQKFIYLVAE; this is encoded by the coding sequence ATGAGACAAACAGGAAAAAATGGGAAAAGGACTTATCGCCGAACTTCCCCGGATGCGATTAAATTTTTTAAAGTAACGGAACACAGTCTGTTGCTGGAATTCCTGTTGAAGACGTTGAGTGATAAAAGCCGTACGACAGTGAAATCTATCTTGACTCATCGTCAGGTAGCCATCAACCGTACGCCTACTACCCGGTACGATGCTGTAGTACAGCCCGGAGATGAAGTGATGATCAATTTTGAAAAGGGATTTAAAGAGTTTAAACATTCCCGTTTGCGTATCGTATATGAAGATGAGTGTATCATCGTTGTGGATAAAGGTTATGGCTTGCTTTCCATGTCTACGGACCGGATTAAGGATAATACCGCATACCATATCTTGAGCGATTACCTTAAAGAACAGGATCCTTCAGCACGTCTTTTTATTCTTCACCGGCTGGACCGGGATACTTCGGGCCTCATGATGTTTGCCAAGAGCCAAGGAATACAGGAGCAGATGCAGCGTAACTGGAGTAATATCGTATTGGAACGGAAATATGTTGCTGTAGTAGAAGGAGAGCCTGAAAAGAAAGAGGGTGAAGTCCGTTCTTATCTGGCGGAAAATGCGGCTTTCCAGGTATATACGACAAATAATCCCGAGGAAGGGCAGCTGGCAGTTACAAGGTATAAAGTATTGAAGAGCAACGGCCGCTTTTCGCTGGTGGAGTTGAATTTGCAAACGGGACGTAAAAACCAGATACGTGTACATATGAAAGATATAGGACACAGTATAGCCGGGGACCGTAAGTATGGAGCTAAGGGTAGTCCTATCGGACGACTGGCGTTGCATGCATCTAAATTGAGGTTCGTTCATCCCGTTACGCGTCAGGAGATGAATTTTGAGACTGTTATTCCTCAAAAATTTATATATCTGGTAGCAGAGTGA